The DNA window ATGCAAGTCGAGCGTGAAGCTCTTTATTGATCTTTCGGGTGATTTAAAGAGTGGAAAGCGGCGGACGGGTGAGTAACGCGTGGGTAACCTGCCCTATACATAGGGATAGCCTCGGGAAACCGGGATTAATACCTGATAAAACTCTAGTATGGCATCATACATGAGTCAAAACTCAGGTGGTATAGGATGGACCCGCGTCTGATTAGCTAGTTGGTAAGGTAATGGCTTACCAAGGCGACGATCAGTAGCCGACCTGAGAGGGTGATCGGCCACACTGGAACTGAGACACGGTCCAGACTCCTACGGGAGGCAGCAGTGGGGAATATTGCACAATGGGCGAAAGCCTGATGCAGCAACGCCGCGTGAGCGATGAAGGCCTTCGGGTCGTAAAGCTCTGTCCTAAGGGAAGAATAATGACGGTACCTTAGGAGGAAGCCCCGGCTAACTACGTGCCAGCAGCCGCGGTAATACGTAGGGGGCAAGCGTTATCCGGAATCACTGGGCGTAAAGGGTGCGTAGGCGGCCAATAAAGTCTGGGGTGAAAGGCTACGGCTTAACCGTAGTAAGCCTTGGAAACTTATTGGCTTGAGTGCAGGAGAGGAGAGTGGAATTCCTAGTGTAGCGGTGAAATGCGTAGATATTAGGAGGAACACCAGTGGCGAAGGCGACTCTCTGGACTGTAACTGACGCTGAGGCACGAAAGCGTGGGGAGCGAACAGGATTAGATACCCTGGTAGTCCACGCCGTAAACGATGAGTGCTAGGTGTCGGGGGTCGAACCTCGGTGCCGCAGCTAACGCATTAAGCACTCCGCCTGGGGAGTACGGTCGCAAGACTGAAACTCAAAGGAATTGACGGGGACCCGCACAAGCAGCGGAGCATGTGGTTTAATTCGAAGCAACGCGAAGAACCTTACCAAAACTTGACATCCTTTGCATTACCCTTAATCGGGGAAATCCCTTCGGGGACAAAGTGACAGGTGGTGCATGGTTGTCGTCAGCTCGTGTCGTGAGATGTTGGGTTAAGTCCCGCAACGAGCGCAACCCTTGTCTTTAGTTGCCAGCATTTCGGATGGGCACTCTAGAGAGACTGCCGGGGATAACTCGGAGGAAGGTGGGGATGACGTCAAATCATCATGCCCCTTATGTTTTGGGCTACACACGTGCTACAATGGCTGGTACAACGGGAAGCGAAAGAGTAATCTGGAGCCAATCTTAAAAGCCAGTCTCAGTTCGGATTGTGGGCTGCAACTCGCCCACATGAAGCTGGAGTTGCTAGTAATCGTGAATCAGAATGTCGCGGTGAATGCGTTCCCGGGTCTTGTACACACCGCCCGTCACACCATGGAAGTTGGGGGCACCCGAAGTCAGCTATCTAACCTTTTGGAGGAAGCTGCCGAAGGTGAATTCAATAACTAGGGTGAAGTCGTAACAAGGTAGCCGTATCGGAAGGTGCGGCTGGATCACCTCCTTTCTAAGGAGAATAGGTTTGTTTCTTACACTGTCTAGTTTTGAGAGTTTAACTCTCAGGTAGGGGCTTGTAGCTCAGGTGGTTAGAGCGCACGCCTGATAAGCGTGAGGTCGGAGGTTCGAGTCCTCCCAAGCCCACCATTAAAGCCTTTCGAAAGAGAGGGTTTGAATTTGTACTTTGAAAACTGAACAATGCATATAAAAAAAGATTAATACTACAATTAATCTGAGAGAATCAAGAGCAATGAAACTAATAAACGTAAAGTTTATTAGTACTCCAATTACACAAAATATAAAATTTTGGTAATTGAAGCATTGCAGCAGGTCAAGTTATAAAGAGCATAGGGCGGATGCCTTGGCACTAGGAGTCGATGAAGGACGTGGTAAGCTGCGATAAGCCTCGGGTAGCTGCAAGCAAGCTTTAATCCGGGGATTTCCGAATGGGGGAACCCACTTAGGGTAATACCTAAGTACCATCTACTGAATAAATAGGTAGATAGGAGACATACCAGGGGAACTGAAACATCTAAGTACCCTGAGGAAGAGAAAGAAAACTCGATTCCCTGAGTAGCGGCGAGCGAAAGGGGAAGAGCCCAAACCTAAAGAATTTTCTTTAGGGGTTGCGGATATACTCATTAAGAGCAAAGAATTTGTAGCCGAAGAACTCTGGAAAGAGTTACCGAAGAAGGTAATAGTCCTGTAGGCAAAACTTAGTCTAGCTTGAGTATACTCCAGAGTACCACGAGACACGTGAAACCTTGTGGGAAGCTGGGGGGACCACCCCCCAAGGCTAAATACTTCCTAGTGACCGATAGCGTATAGTACCGTGAGGGAAAGGTGAAAAGAACCCCGGGAGGGGAGTGAAATAGAACCTGAAACCCTATGTTTACAAGCAGTGGAAGTTCTTTTTATGAACGACCACGTACTTTTTGTAGAACGGGCCAACGAGTTACGGTATGCAGCAAGGTTAAGTTATTTTGTAACGGAGCCGCAGCGAAAGCGAGTCTTAATAGGGCGATTTTAGTTGTATGCCGTAGACCCGAAACCGGGTGACCTATCCATGAGCAGGTTGAAGCGGAAGTAAAATTTCGTGGAGGACCGAACCCATGTCTGTTGAAAAAGGCTGGGATGACTTGTGGATAGCGGAGAAATTCCAATCGAACTCGGAGATAGCTGGTTCTCCCCGAAATAGCTTTAGGGCTAGCCTTAAAGGTAGTGATACGGAGGTAGAGCACTGAATGTCCTAGGGGCCCTCACCGGTTACCGAAGACTATCAAACTCCGAATGCCGTAATCATAACTTTAGGAGTCAGACTATGGGTGATAAGATTCATGGTCGAAAGGGAAACAGCCCAGATCGTCAGCTAAGGTCCCTAAGTACAGGTTAAGTGGAAAAGGATGTGGGATTGCATAGACAACTAGGATGTTGGCTTAGAAGCAGCCATTCATTCAAAGAGTGCGTAATAGCTCACTAGTCGAGTGATCCCGCGCCGAAAATTACCGGGGCTCAAACCTGTCACCGAAGCTACGGCATACCGTTTGGTATGGGTAGGGGAGCATTGTATATGGGTTGAAGCTGTACCGTAAGGAGCAGTGGACTATATACAAGAGAGAATGTTGGCATGAGTAGCGAGAGGCAGGTGAGAATCCTGCCCGCCGAAAACCTAAGGTTTCCTGAGGAAGGTTCGTCCACTCAGGGTTAGTCGGGACCTAAGCCGAGGACGAAAGTCGTAGGCGATGGACAACAGGTTGAAATTCCTGTACCACCGAAAATCGTTTGAGCGATGGGGTGACACAGAAGGATAGGTTAAGCGCACCGTTGGTTGTGTGCGTCTAAGCGTTTAGGAAGTTAGGATAGGCAAATCCGTCTTAACAATTCTGAGGCGTTATGGGGAGCGAAATATAAGTAGCGAACTTACTGATTCCACGCTGTCAAGAAAAGCCTCTAGTTAGATCTAGGTGCCCGTACCGTAAACCGACACAGGTAGGTGAGGAGAGAATCCTAAGGCGAGCGAGAGAACTATTGTTAAGGAACTCGGCAAAATGACCCCGTAACTTCGGGAGAAGGGGTGCCACGTTAGGGTTTATAGCCCGAGGTGGCCGCAGAGAATAGATCCAAGCGACTGTTTAGCAAAAACACAGGTTTCTGCTAAGTCGAAAGACGATGTATAGGAGCTGACGCCTGCCCGGTGCTGGAAGGTTAAGGGGACGTGTTAGAGCAATCGAAGCACCGAACTTAAGCCCCAGTAAACGGCGGCCGTAACTATAACGGTCCTAAGGTAGCGAAATTCCTTGTCGGGTAAGTTCCGACCCGCACGAAAGGCGTAACGATTTGGATACTGTCTCGACAATAGACTCGGTGAAATTGTAGTACCGGTGAAGATGCCGGTTACCCGCAGCAGGACGGAAAGACCCCGTGGAGCTTTACTGTAGCCTGACACTGGATTTTGGTATTACATGTACAGGATAGGTGGGAGACGTCGATGCATGCACGCCAGTGTGTGTGGAGTCATCCTTGGGATACCACTCTTGTAATACTGAAGTTCTAACCATAAGCTGTGAATCCAGCTTTGGGACACTGTCAGGTGGGCAGTTTGACTGGGGCGGTCGCCTCCTAAAGAGTAACGGAGGCGCCCAAAGGTTCCCTCAGCGCGGTCGGAAATCGCGCGAAGAGTGCAAAGGCAGAAGGGAGCTTGATTGCGAGACATACAGGTCGAGCAAGGACGAAAGTCGGGCTTAGTGATCCGGTGGTTCCGAGTGGAAGGGCCATCGCTCAACGGATAAAAGCTACCCCGGGGATAACAGGCTTATCTCCCCCAAGAGTCCACATCGACGGGGAGGTTTGGCACCTCGATGTCGGCTCGTCTCATCCTGGGGCTGTAGTAGGTCCCAAGGGTTGGGCTGTTCGCCCATTAAAGAGGCACGCGAGCTGGGTTCAGAACGTCGTGAGACAGTTCGGTCCCTATCCGCTGTGGGCGCAGGAAATTTGAGAGGAGCTGTCCTTAGTACGAGAGGACCGGGATGGACATACCTCTGGTGCATCAGTTGTCACGCCAGTGGCACAGCTGAGTAGCTATGTATGGACGGGATAAGCGCTGAAGGCATCTAAGCGCGAAGCCCCCCTTAAGATAAGATTTCCCATAGCGTTAAGCTAGTAAGACCCCAGAAAGACTATCTGGTTGATAGGTCGGAGGTGTAAGGGCAGTAATGTCTTAAGCTGACCGATACTAATAGGTCGAGGACTTGACCAATAAAATATGCATTGTTTGGTTTTGAGAGTATAAATTCTCAATCAATGTAATCCATTAATCTAAAACTTCTAGATAATATAGAGTTTTAAATTAATGAAACTAAGAAACGCATTTGTTTCTTAGTACTACAATCACACCAAATATAAAATTTGGGGGATTGCAGCATCCAGTGACTACAGCGAAGGGGTCACACCTGTTCCCATACCGAACACAGAAGTTAAGCCCTTCAGCGCTGATGGTACTTGGTGGGTAACTGCCTGGGAGAGTAGGTCGTCGCTGGTTACATAAAGGACTTAGGACGAAACGAGTTCGTTTTAGGTCTTTTTTTTATTTCATAAATTTGTGAATAAACCCTTTGAGTTGTTGATAAAATGAATAAATCATCTAAGTTATTCACAATTTAAAAACATTTTCACACAAGATATGATGTGATTAAAAAATTAATGAACAATTTTATAAAAATACTGTTGAAAAATATATTCGAAATTAAAATTTATCCACAACTTTTTATAGTTTATAAACATAAAAGAGCAAAGCTTAATTACAAAGCAATGCTCTTTTTATAATTTAGAGAAAATTATAAACTTCTTAAATTTGTATAGATTTTTATAATTTTTCATATAGATTAAAAAAGGCTACCATTTGAAAGTAAAATGTTTCAAAGGTAGACTTTTTTATGATGTACATAATTATGAAATGTTAATATTGGGTTCTTATAAAGAAAGACTGATTTAGATTAAAGATTAAAGATTTTCTATAAAAGATTGAATACGATTGATTCCCTGTAATAATTCTTCTGTGTCACATGCGTAGGAGATACGAATAAAATCATCCATGCCAAAGGCAATTCCTGGAACAACGGCAACTTTTCCTATGTTTAATAACATATCTGAAAAGGCAACAGAAAAGCTATCATTCCATTTTAATTTATTTTTTAGATTAGATATATCAATAAACAGATAGAAAGCGCCTTGAGGAGTAATAAATTCAAGATTTTTAATTTTTTTGAGTGCTTCTATAGCTAGATCTCTTCTGGATTGATAAGTATTTACCATTTCAACGATTTCTGACTGACAGGAAGTTAAAGCTGAAACACCAGCCCACTGAGAAATGGTACTAGGATGGGATACTAGATGGCCTTGTACTGCAGCAATAGCTGTTGCCAGGGTTTTATTTGTAGCAGAGTAACCAATTCTCCATCCAGTCATTGCAACTGATTTTGAAAGTCCATTGATGGTAATGGTTATGTTTTTTGCGTCATTAGATAATGAAGCAATACTAACAAAAGAATCTACATAACAAATCTTTTCATAGATTTCATCAGCTAAAATATAGATATTATGTTTAAGACAAATATCAACTATTTGTTGTAATTCTTCTTTTGAATATACTACTCCTGTTGGATTAGAAGGATTTGTAATAAAAATTATTTTGGTTTTAGGGGTAAGTATATTTTCAATATCTTTAGGTGTTACTTTAAAATTATTTTCCTTTTTTGTATCTAGAAAAACTGGTTTACCTCCTACGAGTTTAACCATTTCAGGATAGCTAACCCAATAAGGCTTTGGAATGATTACTTCATCACCATAATCTAATAAAGCAATAAGTGTATTTGTAATAGCGTGTTTTGCACCACTTGATACAATAATTTCATCTAATTCATATAAAATGTTGTTCTCAACTTGAAGTTTGTTTTGAATGGCTTTACGTAATTCTAATAATCCAGCTGCTGAATCATATTTTGTTTGATCCATATTTATTGCTTCAATAGCATTATTTTTAGCAGAAGATGGTGTCAAAAAATCTGGTTCTCCAATACTGAGGTTAATAATATCCTGTCCTTGACTTTTTAGTTCTTTTACCTTTGTACTGATTCCTATGGTAAAAGAAGGGGTAATTCCTTTTAATTTTGAAGATAACATGAGAGGCCTCCTTTTATAGAATGAAGTTTTAAAGACAATATATATGAATCTATGAATTATTGCAATGGGCAAAATAAATAAAAAAGATGAAGTTAAAAACTTTCTCATAAACTTAGTTTTTAGATTTTATTCATGAGAGATTAGAATATAAGTTTTTTAGATGGATCAATAGTTTTTAAAAGGATTGATACATTCAAGTGGATTTTGCTCCATGATAGAACAGTTTTTTTCATCAGAATTCTTTCTAAACATGAATGGCATATATTAACTTTTATAAATTTATGTCTATAGTAAAGGCTGTACGTCACAAAAAAATGAATATTCATACATAACATTTTATAAAAACATCATATTATTGTAAATAGGAAATTATATTTTATTGTTTATTATTTATGAGAAAAATGCATTAGGGGTAGCTATCATATCATAATATCAGCAGGAGTAATTATTAATAGATTTTATTAACTGATTGCTTAATATTAGGTATTCAACCTGTTTAGCTATATTTAAGAAATAAATATAGTAGAGTGTAGAGGTGAGGTTGTCCGCAATGAATATATGAAAAACACAAGAAAATGGTTTGTTTTATAAAAAAAGTATTGACTGTATTCCTATATGATGGTATAGTATTACTTACCTCGCTTAAAGAAGCACCTTTGAAAACTGGAATTAATTTCTGGTTGACTTTGTTTCGAAGAGATGGTAAGATATATCTTGTCGCTGTCGAAAAGCAATAATCAATCAAAAAAAATGCTTGACAGATTCGACAAGAAATGATAAGATGATTAAGTCGTCGAACGGCGATGATTTAAAAAATTGATCTTTGAAAACTATACAGTGTAAGAAATTAAGCCAGATATATGGACTATAAAAGTCCAAAACGTTCAATTCAAAACTTTTATACTTGAGAGTTTGATCCTGGCTCAGGATGAACGCTGGCGGCGTGCCTAACACATGCAAGTCGAGCGTGAAGCTCTTTATTGATCCTTCGGGTGATTTAAAGAGTGGAAAGCGGCGGACGGGTGAGTAACGCGTGGGTAACCTGCCCTATACACAGGGATAGCCTCGGGAAACCGGGATTAATACCTGATAAAACTCTAGTATGGCATCATACATGAGTCAAAACTCAGGTGGTATAGGATGGACCCGCGTCTGATTAGCTAGTTGGTAAGGTAATGGCTTACCAAGGCGACGATCAGTAGCCGACCTGAGAGGGTGATCGGCCACACTGGAACTGAGACACGGTCCAGACTCCTACGGGAGGCAGCAGTGGGGAATATTGCACAATGGGCGAAAGCCTGATGCAGCAACGCCGCGTGAGCGATGAAGGCCTTCGGGTCGTAAAGCTCTGTCCTAAGGGAAGAATAATGACGGTACCTTAGGAGGAAGCCCCGGCTAACTACGTGCCAGCAGCCGCGGTAATACGTAGGGGGCAAGCGTTATCCGGAATCACTGGGCGTAAAGGGTGCGTAGGCGGCCAATAAAGTCTGGGGTGAAAGGCTACGGCTTAACCGTAGTAAGCCTTGGAAACTTATTGGCTTGAGTGCAGGAGAGGAGAGTGGAATTCCTAGTGTAGCGGTGAAATGCGTAGATATTAGGAGGAACACCAGTGGCGAAGGCGACTCTCTGGACTGTAACTGACGCTGAGGCACGAAAGCGTGGGGAGCGAACAGGATTAGATACCCTGGTAGTCCACGCCGTAAACGATGAGTGCTAGGTGTCGGGGGTCGAACCTCGGTGCCGCAGCTAACGCATTAAGCACTCCGCCTGGGGAGTACGGTCGCAAGACTGAAACTCAAAGGAATTGACGGGGACCCGCACAAGCAGCGGAGCATGTGGTTTAATTCGAAGCAACGCGAAGAACCTTACCAAAACTTGACATCCTTTGCATTACCCTTAATCGGGGAAATCCCTTCGGGGACAAAGTGACAGGTGGTGCATGGTTGTCGTCAGCTCGTGTCGTGAGATGTTGGGTTAAGTCCCGCAACGAGCGCAACCCTTGTCTTTAGTTGCCAGCATTTCGGATGGGCACTCTAGAGAGACTGCCGGGGATAACTCGGAGGAAGGTGGGGATGACGTCAAATCATCATGCCCCTTATGTTTTGGGCTACACACGTGCTACAATGGCTGGTACAACGGGAAGCGAAAGAGTAATCTGGAGCCAATCTTAAAAGCCAGTCTCAGTTCGGATTGTGGGCTGCAACTCGCCCACATGAAGCTGGAGTTGCTAGTAATCGTGAATCAGAATGTCGCGGTGAATGCGTTCCCGGGTCTTGTACACACCGCCCGTCACACCATGGAAGTTGGGGGCACCCGAAGTCAGCTATCTAACCTTTTGGAGGAAGCTGCCGAAGGTGAATTCAATAACTAGGGTGAAGTCGTAACAAGGTAGCCGTATCGGAAGGTGCGGCTGGATCACCTCCTTTCTAAGGAGAATAGGTTTGTTTCTTACACTGTCTAGTTTTGAAGGATCAAACCTTCAAAATGAAACTCAGAAAACTTTATTTCTGAGTTTCATGCATGGGGACGTAGCTCAGCTGGGAGAGCACCTGCCTTGCACGCAGGGGGTCAGGGGTTCGATCCCCCTCGTCTCCACCATTAAAACCTTTCGAAAGAGAGGGTTTAACTTTGTACTTTGAAAACTAAACAATGCATATATAAAAAGATTAATACTACAATTAATCTGAGAGATATCAAAATGATCAAAAACGGTCAAGTTATAAAGAGCATAGGGCGGATGCCTTGGCACTAGGAGTCGATGAAGGACGTGGTAAGCTGCGATAAGCCTCGGGTAGCTGCAAGCAAGCTTTAATCCGGGGATTTCCGAATGGGGGAACCCACTTAGGGTAATACCTAAGTACCATCTACTGAATAAATAGGTAGATAGGAGACATACCAGGGGAACTGAAACATCTAAGTACCCTGAGGAAGAGAAAGAAAACTCGATTCCCTGAGTAGCGGCGAGCGAAAGGGGAAGAGCCCAAACCTAAAGAATTTTCTTTAGGGGTTGCGGATATACTCATTAAGAAAGAGGCTATTGTAGTCGAAGAGGTCTGGAAAGACCCACCGAAGAAGGTAACAGTCCTGTAGATGAAACAAGAAGACTTTCGAGTATACTCCAGAGTACCACGAGACACGTGAAACCTTGTGGGAAGCTGGGGGGACCACCCCCCAAGGCTAAATACTTCCTAGTGACCGATAGCGTATAGTACCGTGAGGGAAAGGTGAAAAGAACCCCGGGAGGGGAGTGAAATAGAACCTGAAACCCTATGTTTACAAGCAGTGGAAGTTCTTTTTATGAACGACCACGTACTTTTTGTAGAACGGGCCAACGAGTTACGGTATGCAGCAAGGTTAAGTTATTTTGTAACGGAGCCGCAGCGAAAGCGAGTCTTAATAGGGCGATTTTAGTTGTATGCCGTAG is part of the Crassaminicella profunda genome and encodes:
- a CDS encoding pyridoxal phosphate-dependent aminotransferase; its protein translation is MLSSKLKGITPSFTIGISTKVKELKSQGQDIINLSIGEPDFLTPSSAKNNAIEAINMDQTKYDSAAGLLELRKAIQNKLQVENNILYELDEIIVSSGAKHAITNTLIALLDYGDEVIIPKPYWVSYPEMVKLVGGKPVFLDTKKENNFKVTPKDIENILTPKTKIIFITNPSNPTGVVYSKEELQQIVDICLKHNIYILADEIYEKICYVDSFVSIASLSNDAKNITITINGLSKSVAMTGWRIGYSATNKTLATAIAAVQGHLVSHPSTISQWAGVSALTSCQSEIVEMVNTYQSRRDLAIEALKKIKNLEFITPQGAFYLFIDISNLKNKLKWNDSFSVAFSDMLLNIGKVAVVPGIAFGMDDFIRISYACDTEELLQGINRIQSFIENL